One window from the genome of Ictidomys tridecemlineatus isolate mIctTri1 chromosome 12, mIctTri1.hap1, whole genome shotgun sequence encodes:
- the LOC144369234 gene encoding ral guanine nucleotide dissociation stimulator-like isoform X1, protein MMSLHDKIKVPDHSLMYLSMNPQIKYYFIVRKRREVKGKEFSESTCKSSRPLSHKQVGDTCLIRVHLETQSPKMAKTVLVTCHDRAPVVIRRALELHLLTQEKPEEYELGQIISHRQKLRIPAQANVFCAKNPHTKPNFVLRKRSLSQKNDEWIQPQPPSRPAKKAPALLRMLAKPFCCCVPGRG, encoded by the exons atgatgtctctgcatgaca aaatcaaggtccctgaccactcactgatgtatctgtccatgaatccacaaatcaaatattatttcatcgtgaggaaacgccgcgaggtcaagggaaaggag ttctcagaatcaacctgcaagtcctccaggccgctttcccacaagcaggtgggagacacctgcttaattcgtgtccacttagaaacacaaagtccaaagatggccaagactgttttg gtgacctgccacgatcgggctcctgtcgtcatccgcagggccctcgagctacacttgcttactcaggagaagccggaggaatatgagctgggccaaatcatctctcaccgtcaga agctgaggattccagcgcaggccaacgtattttgcgcaaagaaccctcacacgaaacccaacttcgtgctgaggaaaaggagcctctcccaaaagaatgatgagtggatccagcctcaacctccctctcgtcctgcaaagaaggctccagccctcctgaggatgcttgcaaaaccattctgctgctgtgtgcctgggcggggctga
- the LOC144369234 gene encoding uncharacterized protein LOC144369234 isoform X2 gives MMSLHDKIKVPDHSLMYLSMNPQIKYYFIVRKRREVKGKEVTCHDRAPVVIRRALELHLLTQEKPEEYELGQIISHRQKLRIPAQANVFCAKNPHTKPNFVLRKRSLSQKNDEWIQPQPPSRPAKKAPALLRMLAKPFCCCVPGRG, from the exons atgatgtctctgcatgaca aaatcaaggtccctgaccactcactgatgtatctgtccatgaatccacaaatcaaatattatttcatcgtgaggaaacgccgcgaggtcaagggaaaggag gtgacctgccacgatcgggctcctgtcgtcatccgcagggccctcgagctacacttgcttactcaggagaagccggaggaatatgagctgggccaaatcatctctcaccgtcaga agctgaggattccagcgcaggccaacgtattttgcgcaaagaaccctcacacgaaacccaacttcgtgctgaggaaaaggagcctctcccaaaagaatgatgagtggatccagcctcaacctccctctcgtcctgcaaagaaggctccagccctcctgaggatgcttgcaaaaccattctgctgctgtgtgcctgggcggggctga